CTGGTCTCGGAGAAGTTCTTCGACCTGGTGAAGATGTTCGGCACCGAGCAGGTCGGCATGATGACGGGTGACGCCAGCGTCAACCCGACCGCGCCGATCATCTGCTGCACCGCCGAGGTGCTCGCCAACATCGCGCTGCGCGACGGCGCCCGGGCCGACGTCGGCCAGGTCGTGATGGACGAGTTCCACTTCTACGCCGAGCCGGACCGCGGCTGGGCGTGGCAGATCCCGATCCTCGAGCTGCCACACGTGCAGTTCCTGCTGATGTCCGCCACCCTCGGCGACGTCCGCCGGTTCGAGGAGGACCTGACCCGCCGGACAGGGCGCCCGACCACCGTGGTGCGCTCGGCCACCCGTCCGGTGCCGCTGTTCTACGAGTACCGCCGCACCAACCTGCACGACACCCTGGAGGAGCTGCTGAAGACCGGTCAGGCACCGGTCTACGTCGTGCACTTCACCCAGAAGGAAGCCGTCGAGCGGGCGCAGTCCCTGATGAGCATCAACATGTGCACCAAGGCGGAGAAGGACGCCATCGCCGACCTGATCGGCGGCTTCCGGTTCACCACCAAGTTCGGCCGCAACCTCTCCCGCTACGTCCGGCACGGCATCGGCGTGCACCACGCGGGCATGCTGCCCAAGTACCGCCGCCTGGTCGAGCGGCTGGCCCAGGCCGGTCTGCTCAAGGTGATCTGCGGCACCGACACCCTCGGCGTCGGGGTCAACGTGCCGATCCGCACCGTGCTGTTCACCGCGCTCTCCAAGTACGACGGCCAGCGGGTCCGGGTGCTGCGGGCCCGGGAGTTCCACCAGATCGCCGGCCGGGCCGGCCGGGCCGGCTTCGACACCGTCGGCCAGGTGGTCTCGCAGGCGCCCGAGCACGTGATCGAGAACGACAAGATGGTCGCCAAGGCCGGGGACGACCCGAAGAAGAAGCGCAAGGTGGTCCGGAAGAAGGCCCCGGAGGGCTTCGTCAGCTGGTCCGAGGAGACCTTCGAGCGCCTGATCGGCGCCGACCCGGAGCCGCTGGTCTCCCGGTTCAAGGTCAGCCACGCCATGCTGCTCTCCGTCATCGGCCGCCCGGGCAACGCCTTCGCCGCGATGCGCCACCTGCTGACGGACAATCACGAGGAGCGCTCCGCCCAGCGCCGCCACATCAGCAGCGCGATCGCCATCTACCGCTCACTGCTCGCGGGCGGCGTGGTCGAGCGCCTGCCGGAGCCGGACGCCGAGGGCCGGATCGTCCGCCTCACCGTCGACCTGCAGGAGAACTTCGCCCTCAACCAGCCGCTCTCCACCTTCGCGCTGGCCGCCTTCGAGCTGATCGACCAGGAGTCGCCCTCCTACGCGATGGACATCGTCTCGGTGGTCGAGGCCACCCTCGACGACCCGCGCCAGATCCTCGCCTCGCAGCAGAACAAGGCGCGCGGCGAGGCGATCGGCGAGATGAAGCGGGACGGCATCGAGTACGAGGAGCGGATGGAGCGGCTCCAGGACATCACCTACCCCAAGCCGCTCGAGGAGCTGCTCGGCCACGCGTACGAGGTCTACCGCCAGGCCCACCCGTGGATCGGCGACCACCACCTGGCGCCCAAGTCCGTGGTCCGCGACCTGTACGAGCGGGCGATGACCTTCTCGGACTACGTCGGCCACTACGACCTGGCCCGCACCGAGGGCATCGTGCTGCGCTACCTCGCCGGGGCGTACAAGGCACTGGAGCAGACCGTCCCGGACGACCTGAAGACCGACGACCTCAAGGACGTCATCGCCTGGCTCGGCGAGCTGGTCCGCCAGGTCGACTCCAGCCTGCTCGACGAGTGGGAGCAGCTGGCCAACCCCACCTCCCCGGAGACCACCGAGGTCCGGCTCGACGACAAGCCCGCCCCGGTCACCGCGAACGCCCGCGCCTTCCGAGTGCTGGTACGCAACGAGATGTTCCGCCGGGTCGAGCTCTGCGCGCTCGAACAGTACGGCACGCTGGGCGAGTTGGACGGCGAGTACGGCTGGGACGCGGACCGCTGGGCGGACGCGATGGACGAGTACTGGGAGGAGCACGACGACCTCGGTACCGGCCCCAACGCCCGCGGCCCCAAGATGCTCCTGATCGAGGAGGACCCGGAAGAGGGCTCCTGGCGAGTCCGCCAGATCTTCGAGGACCCGGCCGGCGACCAGGACTGGGGCATCAGCGCCGAGGTCGACCTCTACGGCTCCGACGAAGAGGGCCGCGCCGTCCTCCGCGTCACCGCCGTCAACCGCCTCGACGGCTGACACCCGCTCAGCCGCCGCGGCCCGTGTCATCTACTCGTAGACACGGGCCGCCAGCAGCTGTTCCGCCACGCTCCCCCAGGTGACCGGCTCGAGCTCGAACGGGCTCCCCGGTACCCGAGTTGAGCCCCCAGCCAGGACGCCCAGGTCTCCAGCACACCGGGCAACGTCCCATACGCCCATTTCGACGAAGTCCGCCGCCAGCGCCACCAGCAGCGCGTGCAGCCCGTCCCGGCTGTCCACCTCCGGCTCCTCGAACCTCCCCCTGGCAGGCTCGGCACCACCGGTCGGCGGAGCACCGAGCGCGGCCACCACCTGCCGCCCCAGCCCGGGCCACCCCGGCTCGCCGGTCGCCTCACCCGGGAGAACCGCAGCCCAGCGCAGCAGGAAGTCGTCGACGGCCGGCCCATCCGGTGCGAGCTCGCGGGCCAGCTCTTCCAGCAGCGCGATGAACTCCGCGCCCGATGTCGCCTGAGTGCCTGTCACATCCAGGAGACTAGAAAACCGCAGGCACCCTCGTCGACGCGGTTTCGCCGGATGGCCGCCCGGTCAGTGGCCCACTCCAAGGCGGCACGGATGTGCTCGGGCTGGAGGCCGGTGCGCGGGTCGAGTTCGACCAGCAGGGTCGGCCTCCCGGTGGTAGTCCGGTCGGTGGCCCCTGGGCCCTGTTTTGGAAGTAGTGCACGATGGGGTCAACCGCGTGTCGATCGGAAGAAGTCCTCGTGGTTGACCCCGTGCTCAAGGCTGCCCTGCGCCACCTTCGCGTTGTGAAATCGCAGCGGCCGACCGGTGCAGAACCCGGCGAGTTCGCTGACTGGCGGGAGAGGATCGCTGAAACCCTGGACGCCTTGGCACTTGTGCTCCGTTTCGAGGAGGACCAAGTCAGGGCAAGGGCAGAGGCAGTCTCAGCACGGGCTCAGGCGGACGAGATCCGAAAGACGCCGCGCGTGCTGTCGCGGCGGACGACCTCTGCACCCGCAGGCCCGTGACCCTGGCGCGGTTGCGCGAGGCGCTGGGCGGCCGACGGCGGCCGGATCCCCGCCACCCGGCTGAAGACCGCGATCTGCGGCCATGCTGGTGGTCCTCGGATGGTCCATGCCAGCCAGGGGTAGCCGGTAGGCTGGCTCGGTGAGTAGGAGGTGATGTGACGTGGTGTCAAAGCGCAGAAGCGGAAGGCTGGTTGACGGCCGAAGTGAGGAAGACCTACCTGCGTCGTTCGCGCAGGGCAGTGCGTGGTCCGGCGCGATCTTGCTGGTGGTTCCGCTGTACTTCCTCGCGCAGGGCGGAGCGGCATACTCGGCTCTGGGTGTGGCGCTACTCGCTCTCTTCGCGACGATTTGGGCTGTCGGCTACCTGGTGAAGCGCACCGCGCTCGGGGACGAGATCGCTGAGATGCGACGGCATGATGCCCTGTACCGCGAGTTGAAGCGCCAGCACCGGCGCTCGCGTCGGCGCCGGGGTTCGCCTCAGGACCAGTTCCTGACGGACTACTACTTCGAGATGGCGGCCTTCAGGCGGCTCGTCGCCGCCAAGGTTGTCGATGACAGCGCTGACGTCACGACGGCCATGCTTGTGGCGTCAGCGCCAGTCGGGCCGGAGGCCGAGGCTGCGGCGCAGCGGGTGCACGCGAGTTTGGAGAACTTGTTCGCCCGGCTAGGTCCGCCACCGGATGCGGCTCCCGATGACGGTACTTGGGGTGGGGGCGATGCTCCGCCGGGGGTGGCTCCGTGGGAGCCAGGGTTCGACGATAGTGACGATCATTCTGAGAGGGCAGCTCGGTGACGCAGGATGAGGGGCGGCAGACCACGGGCTCTGGCGTGGTGATGGAGTACGCGCGTCAGTGGTCGAAGATGCCCGCCGAGCAGCTCAAGCTCTCTCTTGGCATGGTGGACAAGCAGATGGCGCGCGAGCACGAGCAGGCGATGCTCTTCGAGAAGCTCCGCCACCGGCGGGAGATGACCGGCATGGCTATCGGTGGGCTCCTGGCGCTTGGGTCGCTGGCGTTGACGCTGTACCTGGCGCCGAGTCAGCCGTGGGTGGCCGCAACGACGGGGATCGGCAGCTCGGTGTCACTGGTCACCGTCATCGGCATGTTCGTGCTGAAGAGGTCTCCGAGTACTGCGGACTTGAAGCTGCTCGGCCGCCCGTCGGTGGTTCCGCAGCCGACGACACCGGTCGACCCGGCGCCGATCGCCCAGCCGTAGGAGATTAGCCTCGATGTCATCGAGTGCTGCCCAGTTGGGGTACGTCGACTTCGGCAGCGAGCAGGTAGCGCACTCCTTCGACTGGTCGGCCGCGTCGCAGCGGGCGGTGACGACGAGGTACTGGTGGGAAAGCCTGCCGTTCTCCAGACCCCTGCCCCCCTGACCGAGCTCGGCATGCCAACGCACCTCGGCATTGGCATCAATCGGGCAGGTTGCGGGGCGCCGATAGGATCGGCGCTCTCATGGGGAGTGCGATGCGAACAGCAGCTCAGGATAGCCAGGGGCGGAAGTACGCTCTCACCTCGGACGAGGACGACGCCGACTTCTGGGGCTTTGCCCAGGAGGCTGATGGGTTGTTCACACCGCTGCCGGAGGACGAGGGAACGCGGCGAGTTCACCTCGCGGGTTGCTTCCCGCAGGGCGGTCTGCTGAAGAGCGTTGATCTTGTCGGCACTCGTGGCGCCATGGCGGGGAACGCCTGGTTCGAAATGCTCGGTGCCGACGGTGCCACTATGGGTTCCTACTTCGTTGGCGGGGTCACCGTCGTCGATGTTCAGCCCTCCGCGTACGGAGCCGGCCTTGTCGACCTCACGGTGACGCTGTCGTGCGAGAACGCCCTGCCAGGGGCGGGCGGCATATGGGACCTGGTCCGTACGGGTCGCATGACTCGAACCGGCATGTGGCACGAGCTGGACTCTGAGGGCAAACGAGCGTGGCTGTCGGTGGCGCTGTGGTCCCATCAGTACCGACGACAGGGGAAGCCCGACGTTGCCGCCGGCCGGATGTTCACACTGAACGGTCGGCACATTGTTGACGAGGACAGCTTCTACTGCGCGATGGGTGAAGCCGTCAACGGTCCCGGGGGATACTTCGGCTGGAACCTTGACGCTCTGGACGACTGCCTGACGGGCAGGTGGGGAGCAGCCCCGCCATTCACCTTGCGGTGGGAGTCCTCGGACGGGGCCAGGGCCTGGTTGACGGAGCGTGTGCCCACCCGCGATGGCGAGGCATCGCTGTTCGACCTCATCGCGGAAATCTTCGAGAGACGGGGCGTCTGCGTAGTCCTGCGGTGACGGCTGATCGCTTGCGACCAGCGGCTTGGAGGGTCACGACACCGCGATGGCCGACTGTCACAGCAGCTTCTGGGATCGCTAGGAACCCGGGCGGCATCGCGCCGCCCGGCTCCTGTGCTGCACATCTGACTCACCGCCACCCCGCACCTGAGCTTGCTGCTGTGCATGAAGCTCTTGACCCTGACGTGGCGTCAGGCCGCATAGTCGGTGCCGTGGAGGATCACTGGACCGTGGGACGCGTGGCCGAGCTGGCCGGGGTGAGCGTCCGGACGTTGCATCACTATGACGGGATCGGGCTCGTTCGGCCGTCGGCGCGGACCGGGGCCGGGTACCGGGCGTATTCGGCGGCCGATGTGGAGCGGTTGCGGGAGGTGCTGGCCTATCGGCGGCTGGGCTTCGGGCTGCGGGAGGTCGCGGAACTGGTCGGCGACCCGTCCACCGACGCGGTCGCGCATCTGCGCCGGCTGCGCGGCCTGCTGCTGGAACGGCGTGATCGCGCCGACGCCATGGCGGCGGCCATCGACCGGGAACTCGAGGCACGGGCGAAGGGGCTGAAGGTGACACCGGAGGAGCAACTGGGGATGCTCGGTGCGCGGTTGTACGACGCGATCGGCGGCGCCTACACCGCGACCCGGCACACCGAGCCGCGGATCGCCGCGCAGATCTGGGACGCGCTCGGGGACGCCCGGACGGTGCTGAACGTCGGGGCCGGCACCGGCTCGTACGAGCCCGCCGACCGCGACGTGACCGCGGTGGAGCCGTCGGCGGTGATGCGGGGGCAGCGGCCCGCCGGCTCGGCGCCGTGTGTGGCGGCCGCTGCGGAGAGCCTGCCGTTCGCGGACCACTCCTTCGACGTCGCGATGGCCGTCTCGACCGTTCACCACTGGGGAGATCCGCTGGCCGGGCTGCGCGAGATGCGGCGCGTGGCCCGCCGCGTGGTGGTGCTCACGTTCGACACCGACGAGCCCGGCTGGCAGGACCGGTTCTGGCTGACCCGGGACTATCTGCCCGAGTTCGCCGCCGTCCTCGCGGATTTTCCCTCGCTCGCCGGGATGGCCGACGCGATCGGAGCCCGCGCCGAGCCGGTACCCGTCCCGTGGGACTGTGCCGACGGCCTGTTCGAGGCGTACTGGCGCCGACCAGGGGCGTACCTGGAGGAGCACGTGCGCCGTGCGATGTCGGTGTGGACCAAGGTCGGGCCGGAGGCCGAGCAGCGGGCGGTGCGAAGCCTCGGCGAAGACCTCGACTCCGGCCGGTGGGCCGAGCGCAACGGCCACCTCGCCGACCTCGACGCGGCCGACCTCGGCCTCCGCCTACTCATCGCCTAAACCGTGCCGACTAGCCGTCAGACCCGGGCTCGCAGGCGGCGGAGCATTCGGGCGTCCTGGAAGCCGACGGTGCGAGCGGCTGACTCGATGGTGCTGCCGTGGGTGATCAGGTGTTCGGCGCGTTCCAGGCGCAGTTCCTGCTGGTAGCGCAGCGGGGTCAGGCCGGTGGCCTCGGCGAAGCGGCGGGTGAGGGTGCGTTCGCTGACTCCGGAGGCGGCGGCCAGGTCGGTCAGGGCGAGGCGGCTGGTGTAGCGGGCGTCGATCAGGTCCTGGACCTTGTGGATGGCGTCGCTGAGGTGGGTACGGTGCCGGAGCAGGGCGCTGTGCTGCTGTTCGTCGCCGTTGCGGCGGGCGTAGACCACCATCTCGCGGGCCACCTTGGCGGCGGCGGCCGGGCCGTACCGGACGGCCACCAGGTGCAGCGCGAGGTCGATGCCGCTGGCGATGCCCGCCGAGCTGACCACCCGGTCGTCCAGCACGTAGAGCACGTCGCGCACCACGGTGGCCCGGGGGTAGCGGCGGGCCAGTTCGTCCTGCTCCTCGTGGTGGGTGGTGCAGCGGCGGCCGTCCAGCAGCCCGGCCCGGCCCAGGGCGTCCGCGCCCCAGCAGACGCTGGCGACGGTGCCGCCGGCCGCGTGATGCGCCGTCAGCCGCGCGAGGGTGTCGGGCCGCAGGCCGCCGTTCGTCCGCGGGGTGGGCGTGCGCCAGCCGGGCACCATCAGCAGGTCGTCGGCGGTCAGCTCGGGCCACTCGGTGTCGGCGCGCAGTGCCAGGCCCTGCGCCGACGGGACGTCCTCCTGCTCGGCCACGTAGCTGACCCGGTAGTCGCAGCCCTGCTCCGCCGCGGTCGAGAAGACCTGTGCGGGCCCGGCCAGGTCGAGCAGGTGCAGCTGCGGGACGAGCAGGAAGACCACCCGGGTCACGATCCGGTCAGCTCCTTCACGGTGGTCACCCGGGCGAACCGGCCCGCGAGGGCGTACTCGGTGCGGGTGATGATCTGATCGGTGGTCAGGGTGAGCGGGTCGGCCAGGATCTCGGCCAGGCTGCGGCCCGCCGGGGCGTCCCGGTGCTCGATCGGGTGGGTCGCGGTGGCATCGGTGACGAAGGTGACGTCGTAGCCGAGGTCCGAGGCGACCCGGGCGGTGGTCTCGCAGCACTGCTCGGTCCGGATGCCGCTGATCACCACCTCCCGTACCCCGCGCTCGGTGAGCTGCTGCTGCAGGTTCGTGGTGGTGAAGGCGTTGTGGGAGGTCTTGGTGACGACCGGTTCGCCCTCGGCCGGAGCTCGCAGGCCCTCGATCGGGCGGACGTGGCCGAGCGCCGGGTCGAAGACCGTACCCGTGCCGGCATCGGCGTGCAGGACCCACACCACCAGGTCGCCGGCCGCCCGGGTGGCGTCGACCAGCCGGTTCACCTGCCCGACGATGTCGGGGTTGGACACGGCCGCCCAGTCCTCCCGCTGACGGAACGACTCCTGGACATCGATGACGATCAGTGCGCTGTTCATGGGCTCCATCCTGCGGTCCGCCGGGGCCCCGCGACAGACACCATCATGCCCCGAACCGGACCGATCCGGTCAGCACCCCAGCCTCGCGCCGGTCAGTCGTGGTCGTACACGGTGACCGGCACCCCGGCCCCGGTCAACCGCGCCTCGATCAGCGGCTCGACCCGGGACCAGCGCCCGCCCGCCAGACCGCAGCCGATCCGCGGCATGTGGACGGACGCCCCGAGCTCCACCACCTGCGGCGCGAGCCGCCCGAGCGCGGCGTCGATCGCCTCGTACCGGACCGGGACGCCCTGGGAGCGGCTGGTCCTGATGCCGCGTTGACCGACCATGTTGGTCACCCACACATACCGCTCGACCTGGACCAACTGCACCGCGCCGAGCCCGAAGTCGTTGCCCGCTCGCTCCCGGTGCCACCGCCGGAACGCCGCCTCCGGCTCCGGCCAGCGCCTGGACAGCGCGAGCACGAAGCCCTTGCCCCAGCCGCCCAGGTCGTTGCAGACGTGGGCGATCACCTTGACGCCCTTGCCCTGCGGCGCGGTGGCGTCCCCCTGCACGTAACTGATCGCGTCACCCATCCGGGCAGCCTAGATGCCCGGGGTGTCAGCGGCGCCGCTGCCCGAACGCGACGGGCAGGCCGTGCGGCGGTGCGTCAGGAACCGGCTGTCTCGGTGATCAGGGCCACCGCCTCGTCGAGCTTGCCGACCTCGTCCGGGCTGAGCGTCGGGTTGGCGGCCCGCCGCATCCTGGCCTCCGCGAGGTGTTCCTCTTCTATGCCGTCGAGATGCTGCAGCAGCGAGGAGAGCACGGTTCGGGCCACCTCGGAGACGGCGGGCATGGTGAGAGCGGCCTGCGCCAGGATCAGCGCGGCCATCGCCGAGTCCAGGCCGGGCGGACCCTCCGCCGCAGTGGCCCAGTCGATCACCACCGGTCCCTGCGGTGTCAGCATGACGTTCTCGGGATGGAAGTCCAGGTGAAGGACTCGATGCCCGGGGTCGGCGGAGAGGCGTGCCGGGATCGTATGCAGGCACCGCAGCAGCTCCGCCAGTAGCTCGCCCGCCCGTTCGGCCGTGATCGCGCCGTTGACCAGGGCCTCCACCATCGTCGTTCCGGACAGCCGCTGCATCACCAGCTCACCCGCGGCCGTCCCCGGCCAGACAGCGGGAACCGGAAACCCGTGCTCCGCCAGGTAGGCCATCACGGCGACCTCGCCTGTGGTGTCATCACCATCCCGATAGCGCCGCAGCACCCGCCCGTCGTCCAGCGCGAACACATCCGCTGTCCGGCCCGCCCCCACCAACTCGCCGATCTTCATGCCGAAGAACCTAGCTGGAACAGGCCAGGTGGTACCAGCTCGGCTTTCAGCGTGGCCGGAGGCCGTCGAAGACCACCTCGAAGATCCGTTCCCGGGCCACCGGGTCCGGCCCGAGGTGTTCCATCGTCGCGCTGGTGCCGACCAGCAGGGCGATCAGCTCCGGCAGGCCCAGGTCCGCGCGGACCGCCCCGAACTGCTGGGCCCGGGCCAGCAGTTCGGCCAGCCGGGCCTGGATCTCGGTGCTGGACTCCCGCAGGGACGCGTGTGCGTCCACCCCGGCCGCGGCGAGCGCCCGGGCGAACTCGTTCTTGCCCTCGGACTGGTCGACCACCAGGCGGAAGCAGCCGAAGAAGGCCTCGGCGGGTTCGGCCTCGGCGGCCAGCTGCGCCGTCCGGGCCGCGATCGCTTCCAGCCGGCGCACCATCACCGCCTCCAGCAGCGCCTCCTTGGTCGGGAAGTGCCGGAAGAGCGTGCCGACCCCGACCCCGGCGGCCCGGGCGATCTCCTCCGTCGGCACCCCGACGCCGCGAGTGGTGAACACCTCCGTGGCGACGTCCAGCAGCCTGGCCCGATTGCGAGCCGCATCCGCCCGCAGCGGGCGCCCCTGAGTGTCACTCATATTCCGTACTCCTTCCCGCCGTTGGCAGAACCGCCCTGGACAACCGGAGCCGCCAGTCCGTATCGTCGGAAACGGAGTCGCTGGTCCGATTCTACCGACGGTTACCGATGGGGGTTGATCATGTCCGAAACGCTGTCACCGCGTGAGGTCTTCCAGAAGCTGATCGGGGGCATCACCGCAGGACGGTTCGCGGAACTGCCCGAGCTGTACGCCGAGGACGCCGTGGTGGAGACCGTCTTCGAGCCGGTCGGACCGCGCCGGATCGAGGGGCGAGCCGCACTCGAGGAGCGCTTCGCGCTGGTCTCGGTGAGTACGCCCGTGCAGCTGACCGCGACGAACGTGCTGATCCGGACCACCGACGACCCCGAGGTGATCGTCGCCGAATGGGACTACCAGGTCCACCACCGGGTCACCGGACGGGACTTCGAGGTCGCCAACATCCAGGTGCTGCGGGTCCGCGACGGCCTGATCGTCAACAGCCGGGACTTCCACGACCACCTGGCCCTCGTCGTGGCCGGCGACAACCTCCCGCAGCTGGTGGCGGCGCTGGACGGCAAGTAGCGTGCGGCTGCGGGCCGGTGACGGCGAGGAAGGCGGCTCCCACATCGCCGACGCGGGGAATGCTCAGCTTGCCGTTTAGCCTCTGCCTGGGCGTTTGCTGCTGAATGCATCGGTTGTGCCTGCTTCAGGGGCCTACCCGTTGTGCTGCCTGTGGCAGCGCAGGGATTGGAGTGACAGACGTGGAGCGTGTGTACGAAAGTGCGCCCGACCTGCACTGAGCAGCCAGACACCCAGGCGAGGCAGCCTAGAACAGATGTTCGCATTACTGAGACTGCGCTTCCCATCTGATCCTGTCATGATGCTCATTTTCCCAGCTCGGAAGACGCACCTAAACGCGATCCGTGCACTCTCCGCATCCGCAGAGCTCCGGCCAGCCCACCCCAACTTGCAGGCAAGTGGGGGAAAGTGGCTGACATGCTCTTGGAGCACCACTAGCCTGAGGTTCCCAGACACGCTGATCAGGGGAACTAACGGATGGCTCTGAGCGCGACTCGACTGACATGCTTCGCCCTTCTGTCCGCGATCGAAGAAGATCTTCGATCACGCATTGAGTACTCGCTCTACGGAGTCCCCCTAGAAGATGCCCTGGGTCAGAGTCGTACGGAAACTGCCATGCAGCGCTATGCTCGCGATCAGGGAAGCACCTCAGCTCCGAATCTTGCCGACCTCCTGCCGTACGTCGATTTTGCCGATGCATTCCAAATCCTGAATGGATCGGCATCAAGTCTCGACCGAGGCGAGGCTGAATTTCTTCGGGAAAACACGCGCCACCTACAGAAGCTAATCCCCGTTCGAAACAGAGTGGCTCACACCCGGCCGCTTGAGTTTGACGACTTGCCAACGGTGCTTGATGTTGCAAAAAAGTTTTCAATCGCTCCAGAAATTGACACACCAAAACTGGACCAGACGCTCTCTCAACTGGAAAGAGATCCGTCATTTGTTCTGGGATTGGAGATTAGATTCCCAGATGTAGCACCTGAAGCCTCTGGGCGCCACAACCTCCCAATCCCAGATTTTGATGAAACTGGGTTCATTGGGCGGAAGTCTGTAATCCGGTCCCTCATTAAGACAATTCGGGGGCCCTATCCGGTAATCAGCCTGGTAGGGGATGGAGGAATCGGAAAGACCTCACTCGCCCTTAAAGCCGCCTATGAAATTCTCGACTCGCACGACAGCCCCTTCGATGCAGTCGTGTGGACCACCGCCAAGAATTCTCTGCTTACGGCAAGTGAGATCAAGAGAATCCAAGGGGCAGTGAAGGATTCACTTGGAATGCTCCGGGTCGCCGCAGAGGAACTCGGGGGAAAGGTTGCATCTGCAGATCCGATGCAGGAGGTTCTGGAGTACATGCAACACTTCAAAGTGTTGTTGATTCTGGATAATCTTGAAACGGTACTGGATGCAAAACTTCGGGAATTTCTCCGCGAGCTTCCCAATGGTAGCAAAGTTCTCATTACGAGTCGCATCGGAATTGGCGCCCTCGAGAATCCGATCAGAATCGAGCCTTTGGAGAAGAGCGAGGCGATCAGCCTGCTTCGCGCGCTCGCAAAGATCCGCAACGTGGCTGCTCTGCTGGATGCCAGTCCGCAAGCACTCGATAGAATTGTGGAGCGAACCTCAGCCCATCCGCTGTATATCAAATGGTTCGTCTCAGTAGTCCAATCCGGCAGGCGGCCAGAAGATGCACTCAACAGTGGCCTTCTGCTTGACTATTGCATGTCCAATGTCTATGGCTATATTTCCGAAACCGGAAAGCTAGTGCTTCGCTCGATGCAAACCCTAAACGGCGCTCACAATCAAGCCGAGCTTGCATATTTGAACGAGCTAGATGTCAAGCAACTCCAGACTGCCATTCTGGAACTCATCACCACAAATTTCGTTCTAATGCGGACATCTTCAGCCGGCAATGCGGTAGTGACCGAGTATGAGCTCAGCGAGTTCGCCCAGGACTACCTCGAAAAGCATCACCCTGTGGGTGATGATGAGCAGCGTTGGCTGCGCGAAATGAACGCAGGACTATTTGCCTACGGTGAACAAATTAGCCTAAATGCCAAGTCAAATCGATACGATGAAAAATCACTTGATGTGCGCGACGCCAAGGACTTCAGCGTCGCTGCTAAACTTCTCGATTCCCTCAGTCTTATCTATCGCGGGGAACATGGCACCGCTCTCCAGGTAATTTCAGATGCCCAGGAACTAGCGCCCGACTATCACGAATGCTACCGGCTGGAGGCGATGGCCCGCGCTGCCAGTCACAATTTGCATGGGGCCAATACTGCCTACGAGAAGGCGCTGGAGCTTAACTCCTCCAGTTCGACACTCAACTGGTTCTATGCAAGGTTTCTGATTCGAGAGTTTGGGCAGCCGCAAGAGGGGCTCCGCTAT
This genomic interval from Kitasatospora gansuensis contains the following:
- a CDS encoding DEAD/DEAH box helicase, with amino-acid sequence MPKPATPDALYETFAEWAQDRGITLYPAQEEALIELVSGNNVILATPTGSGKSLVAAGAHFAALAEGKRTFYTAPIKALVSEKFFDLVKMFGTEQVGMMTGDASVNPTAPIICCTAEVLANIALRDGARADVGQVVMDEFHFYAEPDRGWAWQIPILELPHVQFLLMSATLGDVRRFEEDLTRRTGRPTTVVRSATRPVPLFYEYRRTNLHDTLEELLKTGQAPVYVVHFTQKEAVERAQSLMSINMCTKAEKDAIADLIGGFRFTTKFGRNLSRYVRHGIGVHHAGMLPKYRRLVERLAQAGLLKVICGTDTLGVGVNVPIRTVLFTALSKYDGQRVRVLRAREFHQIAGRAGRAGFDTVGQVVSQAPEHVIENDKMVAKAGDDPKKKRKVVRKKAPEGFVSWSEETFERLIGADPEPLVSRFKVSHAMLLSVIGRPGNAFAAMRHLLTDNHEERSAQRRHISSAIAIYRSLLAGGVVERLPEPDAEGRIVRLTVDLQENFALNQPLSTFALAAFELIDQESPSYAMDIVSVVEATLDDPRQILASQQNKARGEAIGEMKRDGIEYEERMERLQDITYPKPLEELLGHAYEVYRQAHPWIGDHHLAPKSVVRDLYERAMTFSDYVGHYDLARTEGIVLRYLAGAYKALEQTVPDDLKTDDLKDVIAWLGELVRQVDSSLLDEWEQLANPTSPETTEVRLDDKPAPVTANARAFRVLVRNEMFRRVELCALEQYGTLGELDGEYGWDADRWADAMDEYWEEHDDLGTGPNARGPKMLLIEEDPEEGSWRVRQIFEDPAGDQDWGISAEVDLYGSDEEGRAVLRVTAVNRLDG
- a CDS encoding cysteine hydrolase family protein translates to MNSALIVIDVQESFRQREDWAAVSNPDIVGQVNRLVDATRAAGDLVVWVLHADAGTGTVFDPALGHVRPIEGLRAPAEGEPVVTKTSHNAFTTTNLQQQLTERGVREVVISGIRTEQCCETTARVASDLGYDVTFVTDATATHPIEHRDAPAGRSLAEILADPLTLTTDQIITRTEYALAGRFARVTTVKELTGS
- a CDS encoding barstar family protein codes for the protein MRTAAQDSQGRKYALTSDEDDADFWGFAQEADGLFTPLPEDEGTRRVHLAGCFPQGGLLKSVDLVGTRGAMAGNAWFEMLGADGATMGSYFVGGVTVVDVQPSAYGAGLVDLTVTLSCENALPGAGGIWDLVRTGRMTRTGMWHELDSEGKRAWLSVALWSHQYRRQGKPDVAAGRMFTLNGRHIVDEDSFYCAMGEAVNGPGGYFGWNLDALDDCLTGRWGAAPPFTLRWESSDGARAWLTERVPTRDGEASLFDLIAEIFERRGVCVVLR
- a CDS encoding macro domain-containing protein produces the protein MGDAISYVQGDATAPQGKGVKVIAHVCNDLGGWGKGFVLALSRRWPEPEAAFRRWHRERAGNDFGLGAVQLVQVERYVWVTNMVGQRGIRTSRSQGVPVRYEAIDAALGRLAPQVVELGASVHMPRIGCGLAGGRWSRVEPLIEARLTGAGVPVTVYDHD
- a CDS encoding GlxA family transcriptional regulator; this encodes MTRVVFLLVPQLHLLDLAGPAQVFSTAAEQGCDYRVSYVAEQEDVPSAQGLALRADTEWPELTADDLLMVPGWRTPTPRTNGGLRPDTLARLTAHHAAGGTVASVCWGADALGRAGLLDGRRCTTHHEEQDELARRYPRATVVRDVLYVLDDRVVSSAGIASGIDLALHLVAVRYGPAAAAKVAREMVVYARRNGDEQQHSALLRHRTHLSDAIHKVQDLIDARYTSRLALTDLAAASGVSERTLTRRFAEATGLTPLRYQQELRLERAEHLITHGSTIESAARTVGFQDARMLRRLRARV
- a CDS encoding MerR family transcriptional regulator is translated as MGRVAELAGVSVRTLHHYDGIGLVRPSARTGAGYRAYSAADVERLREVLAYRRLGFGLREVAELVGDPSTDAVAHLRRLRGLLLERRDRADAMAAAIDRELEARAKGLKVTPEEQLGMLGARLYDAIGGAYTATRHTEPRIAAQIWDALGDARTVLNVGAGTGSYEPADRDVTAVEPSAVMRGQRPAGSAPCVAAAAESLPFADHSFDVAMAVSTVHHWGDPLAGLREMRRVARRVVVLTFDTDEPGWQDRFWLTRDYLPEFAAVLADFPSLAGMADAIGARAEPVPVPWDCADGLFEAYWRRPGAYLEEHVRRAMSVWTKVGPEAEQRAVRSLGEDLDSGRWAERNGHLADLDAADLGLRLLIA
- a CDS encoding phosphotransferase — its product is MKIGELVGAGRTADVFALDDGRVLRRYRDGDDTTGEVAVMAYLAEHGFPVPAVWPGTAAGELVMQRLSGTTMVEALVNGAITAERAGELLAELLRCLHTIPARLSADPGHRVLHLDFHPENVMLTPQGPVVIDWATAAEGPPGLDSAMAALILAQAALTMPAVSEVARTVLSSLLQHLDGIEEEHLAEARMRRAANPTLSPDEVGKLDEAVALITETAGS